From the genome of Mixophyes fleayi isolate aMixFle1 chromosome 2, aMixFle1.hap1, whole genome shotgun sequence, one region includes:
- the EPCIP gene encoding exosomal polycystin-1-interacting protein: MRSMSFYEHLLFLLGFLSFCIIKNLVHSQNHTLIYPKDNNNIRNCSCYSDTLDNCNYNQANLMCNCKTTVLPKNRTGSRLIYNGDLTVWFSDISTLGKLVNFTFVHNLKLLLCGATTLPTEYLAILGLRRLRVQVNGTQEQSLNIHKSGDQRAKDRRCQVSGEKTSPFHLSYLDTSLFNGLPLLKSYSVENVSSITEKFPNLPFSNVISATNKSYFVTLIY, translated from the coding sequence ATGAGATCAATGTCCTTCTACGAACACCTTCTCTTTTTACTTGGCTTCCTGAGTTTCTGCATTATTAAAAACCTGGTACACAGTCAAAACCACACGCTGATATATCCCAAAGACAACAACAACATCCGCAACTGCAGCTGCTACTCTGACACTCTGGATAACTGCAACTACAATCAGGCCAACCTAATGTGTAACTGCAAGACCACTGTTCTGCCCAAAAACAGGACCGGCTCCAGGCTGATCTACAATGGTGACCTGACCGTCTGGTTCTCGGACATCTCCACTCTGGGAAAGCTGGTCAACTTCACTTTTGTACATAATTTAAAACTTTTGCTCTGCGGAGCAACTACTCTCCCAACAGAATATCTTGCCATCCTGGGACTCAGACGCCTCCGTGTCCAGGTTAATGGCACACAGGAACAGAGCTTGAACATACACAAGAGCGGAGaccagagggccaaggacaggaGGTGTCAGGTGTCCGGCGAAAAAACATCCCCGTTTCACCTTTCTTACCTAGACACTTCTCTGTTTAATGGACTTCCCTTGTTAAAATCGTACAGTGTGGAGAATGTTTCAAGTATAACGGAGAAATTTCCAAACCTGCCCTTCTCCAATGTCATCTCTGCCACAAATAAGAGCTACTTTGTGACTTTAATTTACTGA